The following proteins come from a genomic window of Gossypium raimondii isolate GPD5lz chromosome 5, ASM2569854v1, whole genome shotgun sequence:
- the LOC105768653 gene encoding uncharacterized protein LOC105768653 — translation MSHIFYPTCRYGTRHVYFPCRACLSFVRLFTFFCSSKFIFFLSYLLRVDSSTTYSNSIILCWGELLTKFPFGDGFCDSLAVICANILHLTSTLLLISLLLMDILRHGFIHGTRTVGSMMLPPGVICSPLEWFFNMQNH, via the exons ATGAGCCACATATTCTACCCTACCTGCCGTTACGGTACACGCCATGTGTACTTCCCCTGTCGTGCGTGCCTGAGTTTTGTCAGACTATTTACTTTCTTCTGCTCTAGTAAGTTCATATTCTTTCTTTCGTATTTGTTACGGGTAGATTCTTCAACTACATATTCGAATTCAATCATTCTCTGTTGGGG AGAGCTGCTCACCAAATTTCCATTCGGAGATGGGTTTTGTGATTCACTTGCTGTAATTTGTGCAAATATTCTGCACTTAACTTCCACATTGCTTCTTATTTCCTTATTGCTAATG GACATTTTGAGGCATGGCTTCATTCATGGAACGCGCACTGTTGGAAGCATGATGTTACCTCCAGGCGTTATTTGTTCACCACTGGAATG GTTCTTCAACATGCAAAACCATTGA
- the LOC105768647 gene encoding histidine kinase 5, whose translation MVCKMETDPIEDMDVEVLSSMWPEDIEHEAGKQFNVENPRGDQDMLEEVTIVGEPTIVDFQHLIELTNYTDKGSSQLAYLVKHWEYKQANAVRLLREELDNLSRQRQESELKKLEILEEHRFEERYGGDKRPISILDGIYDIWQEVPRRKYNIMVPSKRVEIDAEYDTVIYWKQRAAHLEKMLEASMQREQQLMEKLQESIKNLEKQSSPVEELSQVLKRADNFLHFVLQTAPVVFGHQDKELRYRFIYNHFPSLQEEDILGKRDVEIFTGSGVKESQDFKKEVMDKGLPAKREITFETELFGSKTFLIYVEPVFSKAGETIGINYMGIDITDQVRKRERMIKIREEIAVQKAKETELNRTIHITEETMRAKQMLATMSHEIRSPLSGVVSMAEILATTKLDREQRQLLDVMISSGDLVLQLINDILDLSKVESGVMKLEATKFRPREVVKHVLQTAAASLRKILTLEGNVADDVPIEVIGDVLRIRQILTNLISNAIKFTHEGKVGVKLYVVPEPPFAKEGSQNGSAGSTANQSTTNVPKEETCTSTSQTSSDQRGFHGKKHEGSCQDRSQSERGTPVTNGTIDVTEEQAELPETTVWIRCDVYDTGIGIPENALPTLFKKYMQVSADHARKYGGTGLGLAICKQLVELMGGRLTVSSQVHCGSTFTFILPYKVSLSCDHSDDADDNLSDMDDHGATDDDATAGFFQFQPRTLGSLFSSNGSSRTQNLLAHNIGYVNSHKINGFSENCYSFPTSNGQTKEMDLFEDACSVAEALEISPEPESSFSHSPDHDNERAICRDKHHHNVVNAENKVSTRDVSSCSETSREVDVKEKITEPQLPAERQGRSDSGFQSTLNSSREASNSISKPKILLVEDNKINVMVTRSMMKQLGHTIDVVSNGVEAVRAIQYHSYDLVLMDVCMPVMDGLQTTRLIRSFEETGNWDEAAKAGIEKPSPSSDSLQPDCTPPNRIPIIAMTANALSESADECSANGMDSFISKPVTFQKLKECLEQYLPRWKQ comes from the exons ATGGTTTGTAAGATGGAGACCGATCCAATTGAAGACATGGACGTCGAAGTCCTTTCTTCAATGTGGCCTGAAGATATTGAACATGAAGCTGGGAAGCAGTTTAATGTAGAAAACCCAAGAGGTGACCAAGATATGTTGGAAGAGGTAACAATTGTGGGGGAGCCAACCATAGTTGATTTCCAACATCTTATAGAGCTAACTAATTATACAGACAAGGGCTCGTCTCAGTTAGCATACCTTGTAAAACACTGGGAATATAAGCAAGCGAATGCTGTTCGTCTTCTTAGAGAAGAACTTGACAATTTAAGCAGACAAAGACAGGAATCTGAGCTCAAGAAATTAGAGATATTGGAGGAACATCGTTTCGAGGAAAGGTATGGAGGAGATAAACGCCCGATTTCCATACTGGATGGCATTTATGATATATGGCAAGAAGTTCCTCGGAGGAAATATAATATTATGGTTCCAAGTAAAAGAGTTGAAATTGATGCCGAGTATGATACTGTCATATACTGGAAACAGCGAGCCGCGCACTTGGAGAAAATGTTGGAAGCCAGCATGCAGAGAGAGCAGCAACTCATGGAAAAGTTGCAGGAAAGCATAAAAAATCTGGAAAAACAGTCTTCACCAGTAGAAGAGTTGTCCCAAGTTCTTAAAAGAGCAGATAATTTCTTACATTTTGTACTTCAAACTGCACCCGTTGTGTTTGGGCATCAG GATAAAGAGCTGCGGTATCGCTTTATTTATAACCATTTTCCAAGTTTACAAGAGGAG GACATTTTAGGAAAAAGAGATGTGGAAATTTTTACTGGATCTGGTGTTAAGGAGTCTCAGGATTTTAAAAAAGAAGTGATGGATAAAGGATTGCCTGCAAAAAGAGAAATCACATTTGAGACAGAACTATTTGGGTCGAAGACGTTCTTGATATATGTGGAACCTGTTTTTAGCAAGGCAGGGGAGACTATTGGTATAAATTACATGGGCATCGATATAACAGATCAG GTACGGAAAAGGGAAAGGATGATAAAGATACGAGAGGAGATTGCGGTACAAAAGGCAAAGGAAACAGAACTCAACAGAACCATACACATAACAG AGGAGACAATGCGTGCAAAACAGATGCTGGCAACCATGTCCCATGAGATAAGATCTCCTCTATCTGGGGTTGTTAGCATGGCAGAGATCTTGGCCACAACGAAACTTGACCGAGAGCAAAGACAATTATTAGATGTTATGATATCTTCAGGAgatttggtccttcaacttaTAAATGACATCCTTGATCTTTCCAAGGTTGAATCAG GTGTCATGAAGTTGGAGGCTACAAAATTCCGACCGAGAGAGGTTGTAAAGCATGTTCTCCAGACAGCTGCAGCATCATTGCGGAAGATTCTTACGTTGGAAGGAAATGTAGCAGATGATGTTCCTATTGAG GTCATAGGAGATGTGCTAAGAATTCGACAAATTCTCACCAACTTGATCAG CAATGCTATCAAGTTTACACATGAAGGAAAGGTAGGAGTAAAACTTTATGTAGTCCCAGAGCCGCCTTTTGCAAAAGAAGGATCTCAGAATGGGTCTGCTGGATCAACTGCTAATCAATCCACAACTAATGTACCAAAAGAAGAGACATGTACATCAACGTCTCAAACTAGCAGTGACCAGAGAGGATTTCATGGTAAGAAACACGAAGGTTCTTGCCAAGACCGTTCACAAAGTGAACGTGGTACTCCAGTAACGAATGGAACAATAGATGTAACCGAGGAGCAAGCAGAATTACCTGAAACAACAGTTTGGATTCGCTGTGATGTATATGACACTGGAATTGGCATACCTG AAAATGCTTTACCCACACTTTTTAAGAAGTACATGCAAGTCAGTGCCGATCATGCCCGTAAGTACGGTGGGACAGGACTTGGCCTCGCAATATGTAAACAGCTG GTTGAGTTAATGGGCGGCCGTCTTACTGTGTCTAGCCAAGTGCATTGCGGTTCTACATTTACGTTTATCTTACCTTATAAGGTTTCTCTATCATGTGATCATTCTGATGACGCGGATGACAACCTCTCAGATATGGATGATCATGGTGCTACGGATGATGATGCAACGGCTGGCTTTTTCCAATTCCAGCCACGTACTTTGGGTTCCCTATTTTCTTCTAATGGATCTAGCAGAACCCAAAATTTATTAGCACATAATATTGGCTATGTAAATTCGCATAAAATTAATGGGTTCTCagagaattgttattcattTCCCACGAGTAATGGTCAAACAAAGGAGATGGATTTATTTGAGGATGCTTGTTCTGTTGCTGAAGCTTTAGAGATATCACCTGAGCCTGAAAGTTCATTTAGTCACAGCCCAGACCACGATAATGAAAGAGCAATTTGCAGAGACAAGCATCATCACAATGTTGTAAATGCTGAGAACAAAGTTTCTACCAGAGATGTGTCAAGTTGCTCAGAGACAAGCAGAGAGGTGGATGTGAAAGAGAAGATAACTGAGCCCCAGCTGCCAGCGGAGAGGCAGGGGAGATCTGACAGCGGTTTTCAGTCCACATTAAACAGCAGCCGAGAAGCATCAAATTCTATCTCAAAGCCAAAGATCCTCCTGGTggaagataataaaattaatgtaatgGTGACGCGGTCAATGATGAAGCAGTTAGGCCACACAATAGATGTTGTGAGCAATGGTGTAGAAGCTGTCCGTGCAATTCAGTACCATAGTTATGATCTTGTCTTGATG GATGTGTGCATGCCGGTCATGGATGGCCTTCAAACAACGAGATTGATTCGTTCCTTTGAGGAAACTGGTAATTGGGATGAAGCAGCAAAGGCTGGGATAGAGAAGCCTTCACCATCTTCTGATTCATTACAACCAGATTGTACACCTCCAAATCGTATCCCCATAATTGCA ATGACAGCAAATGCATTGTCAGAGAGTGCTGATGAGTGTTCTGCAAATGGCATGGACTCGTTTATTTCAAAGCCTGTAACTTTCCAAAAACTGAAAGAGTGTCTCGAGCAATATTTGCCACGATGGAAACAATAG
- the LOC105768650 gene encoding uncharacterized protein At1g32220, chloroplastic produces MATRLIYSRLSLSRLSAMGGPKNGRFLSTESNKIDEPFKVEEAETVNVPPPPSEKLLVLGGNGFVGSHICREALNRGLAVASLSRSGGSSLQDSWAKNVTWHKGNLLSSDSWKEALDGVTSVISCIGGFGSNSYMYKINGTANINAIRAAGDKGVKRFVYISAADFGLANYLLKGYYEGKRAAETELLTKFPYGGVILRPGFIHGTRTVGSMKLPLGVIGSPLEMVLQHAKPLNQLPLVGPLFTPPVNVTAVAKVAVRAATDPVFPPGIVDVYGIQRFSQQMSR; encoded by the exons ATGGCTACACGGTTGATCTATTCCAGACTCTCACTCTCTAGACTCTC TGCAATGGGTGGACCCAAGAATGGAAGATTTCTTTCAACAGAGTCTAACAAGATTGACGAGCCTTTTAAAGTTGAAGAAGCAGAGACCGTGAATGTACCTCCTCCTCCTTCTGAGAAG CTGCTTGTGTTGGGTGGAAATGGATTTGTTGGCTCCCATATCTGTAGGGAAGCTTTGAACCGTGGTCTGGCTGTTGCAAGCCTCAGCAg GTCTGGCGGATCATCTTTACAGGACTCTTGGGCTAAGAATGTGACATGGCATAAAG GGAACCTTCTTTCTTCTGATTCGTGGAAGGAAGCTCTGGATGGAGTTACATCTGTT atcTCTTGCATTGGCGGTTTTGGATCTAATTCATATATGTATAAGATTAATGGGACTGCAAACATCAATGCTATCAGAGCTGCTGGAGATAAAG GTGTGAAAAGATTTGTTTATATCTCCGCTGCTGATTTTGGCTTGGCAAACTATTTACTTAAAGGATATTACGAGGGGAAG AGAGCTGCTGAGACAGAGTTACTCACGAAATTTCCGTACGGAG GAGTGATTTTGAGGCCTGGCTTCATTCATGGAACTCGCACTGTTGGAAGTATGAAGTTACCTCTAGGCGTTATTGGTTCACCACTGGAAATG GTTCTTCAACATGCAAAACCATTGAACCAGCTACCACTAGTTGGACCCTTGTTCACTCCTCCCGTTAATGTTACGGCAGTTGCCAAGGTTGCAGTGAGAGCAGCAACTGATCCAGTTTTCCCCCCAGGCATCGTAGATGTCTATGGAATACAACGATTTAGCCAGCAAATGTCAAGATAG
- the LOC105768652 gene encoding transcription initiation factor TFIID subunit 10 isoform X2, translating to MNHNRQSNDGKHDDDSALSDFLASLMDYTPTIPDELVEHYLAKSGFQCPDVRLHCKARQAAVVKDKREKQQKDKRLILTMDDLSKSLREYGVNVKQQEYFADSPSTGIDPATRDE from the exons ATGAATCATAATCGGCAATCCAACGATGGGAAGCATGATGATGACTCTGCTCTCTCCGATTTCCTTGCTTCTCTCATGGATTACACTCCCACT ATACCTGACGAACTGGTGGAACATTACTTAGCCAAGAGTGGTTTTCAATGTCCCGATGTTCGATT GCATTGCAAGGCAAGACAGGCTGCAGTAGTGAAGGACAAAAGGGAGAAGCAGCAAAAG GATAAACGCCTAATCTTGACAATGGACGACCTCTCCAAGTCATTGCGTGAG TATGGAGTGAATGTGAAGCAGCAGGAGTATTTTGCCGATAGCCCTTCAACAGGAATAGACCCTGCTACTAGAGATGAATAG
- the LOC105768652 gene encoding transcription initiation factor TFIID subunit 10 isoform X1: protein MNHNRQSNDGKHDDDSALSDFLASLMDYTPTIPDELVEHYLAKSGFQCPDVRLIRLVAVATQKFVAEVANDALQHCKARQAAVVKDKREKQQKDKRLILTMDDLSKSLREYGVNVKQQEYFADSPSTGIDPATRDE, encoded by the exons ATGAATCATAATCGGCAATCCAACGATGGGAAGCATGATGATGACTCTGCTCTCTCCGATTTCCTTGCTTCTCTCATGGATTACACTCCCACT ATACCTGACGAACTGGTGGAACATTACTTAGCCAAGAGTGGTTTTCAATGTCCCGATGTTCGATT AATAAGGCTTGTAGCTGTTGCTACTCAAAAGTTCGTTGCAGAGGTTGCAAACGATGCACTTCA GCATTGCAAGGCAAGACAGGCTGCAGTAGTGAAGGACAAAAGGGAGAAGCAGCAAAAG GATAAACGCCTAATCTTGACAATGGACGACCTCTCCAAGTCATTGCGTGAG TATGGAGTGAATGTGAAGCAGCAGGAGTATTTTGCCGATAGCCCTTCAACAGGAATAGACCCTGCTACTAGAGATGAATAG
- the LOC105768649 gene encoding histidine kinase 5, giving the protein MICEMETDPTEDMNVEVLCSMWPEDIEHEAGKQFNVEKPRGDQDMLEEVTIVGEPTIVDFQHLIELTNYTDKGSSQLAYLVKHWEYKQANAVRLLREELDNLSRQRQESELKKLEILEEHRFEEERYGGDKRSISILDGIYDIWQEVPRRKKNVVVPSKRVEIDAEYDTVIYWKQRAMHLEKMLEASMQREQLLKEKLQESIKNLEKQSSPVEELSQILKRADNFLHFVLQTAPVVFGHQDKELRYRFIYNHFPSLQEEDILGKTDVEIFTGSGVKESQDFKKEVMDKGLPAKREITFETELFGSKTFLIYVEPVFSKAGETIGINYMGMDITDQVRKRERMIKIREEIAVQKAKETELNRTIHITEETMRAKQMLATMSHEIRSPLSGVVSMAEILATTKLDREQRQLLNVMLSSGDLVLQLINDILDLSKVESGVMKLEATKFRPREVVKHVLQTAAASLQKILTLEGNVADDVPIEVIGDVLRIRQILTNLISNAIKFTHEGKVGVKLYVVPEPPFAKEGSQHGSDGSTANQTTTNVPKEETCTSTSQTSSDQRGFHGKKHEGSCQNRSQSEPSTPVMNGKIDVTEEQAELPETTVWIRCDVYDTGIGIPENALPTLFKKYMQVSADHARKYGGTGLGLAICKQLVELMGGRLTVSSRVHCGSTFTFILPYKVSLSCDHSDDSDDPDDLSDMDDHGDSDDDATNGFFQFQPRTLGSLFSSNGSSRTQKLLAHNMGHVNSHKINGFSENYCSFPTSNGQAKEMDLVEDACSVAEALEISSEPECSFSHSPDHDSESAICRGRRHHNDVNAENKVSSIDVSTYSETSTEVDVKVKISEPQLPAERQGRSDSGSQSTLNTSQEVSNSISKPKILLVEDNKINVLVTQSMMKQLGHTIDVVNNGVQAVRAIQCRSYDLVLMDVCMPVMDGLQATRLIRSFEETGNWDAAAKAGIERPSPSSDSLQPDCTPPKHIPIIAMTANALSESAEECFANGMDSFVSKPVTFQKLKECLEQYLP; this is encoded by the exons ATGATTTGTGAGATGGAGACCGACCCAACTGAAGACATGAACGTCGAAGTCCTTTGTTCGATGTGGCCTGAAGATATTGAGCACGAAGCTGGGAAGCAGTTTAATGTAGAAAAGCCAAGAGGTGACCAAGATATGTTGGAGGAGGTAACAATTGTGGGGGAGCCAACTATAGTTGATTTCCAACATCTTATAGAGCTAACTAATTATACAGACAAGGGCTCGTCTCAGTTAGCATACCTTGTAAAACACTGGGAATATAAGCAAGCGAATGCGGTTCGTCTTCTTAGAGAAGAACTTGACAATCTAAGCAGGCAAAGGCAGGAATCTGAGCTCAAGAAATTAGAGATATTGGAGGAACATCGTTTCGAGGAGGAAAGGTATGGAGGAGATAAACGCTCGATTTCCATACTGGATGGCATTTATGATATTTGGCAAGAAGTTCCTCGGAGGAAAAAAAATGTTGTAGTTCCAAGTAAAAGAGTTGAAATTGATGCCGAGTATGATACTGTCATATACTGGAAACAGCGAGCCATGCACTTGGAGAAAATGTTGGAAGCAAGCATGCAGAGAGAGCAGCTACTTAAGGAAAAGTTGCAGGAAAGCATAAAAAATCTGGAAAAACAGTCCTCACCAGTAGAAGAGTTGTCCCAAATTCTTAAAAGAGCAGATAACTTCTTACATTTTGTCCTTCAAACTGCACCGGTTGTGTTCGGCCATCAG GATAAAGAGCTGCGGTATCGCTTTATTTATAACCATTTTCCAAGTTTACAAGAGGAG GACATTTTAGGAAAAACAGATGTGGAAATTTTTACTGGATCTGGTGTTAAGGAGTCTCAGGATTTTAAAAAAGAAGTGATGGATAAAGGATTGCCTGCAAAAAGAGAAATCACATTTGAGACAGAACTATTTGGGTCGAAGACATTCTTGATATATGTGGAACCTGTTTTTAGCAAGGCAGGGGAGACTATTGGTATAAATTACATGGGCATGGATATAACAGATCAG GTACGGAAAAGGGAAAGGATGATAAAGATACGAGAGGAGATTGCGGTACAAAAGGCAAAGGAAACAGAACTCAACAGAACCATACACATAACAG AGGAGACAATGCGTGCAAAACAGATGCTGGCAACCATGTCTCACGAGATAAGATCTCCTCTATCTGGGGTTGTTAGCATGGCAGAGATCTTGGCCACAACGAAACTTGACCGAGAGCAAAGACAATTGTTAAATGTCATGCTATCTTCAGGAgatttggtccttcaacttaTAAATGACATCCTTGATCTTTCCAAGGTTGAATCAG GTGTCATGAAGTTGGAGGCTACAAAATTCCGACCAAGAGAGGTTGTAAAGCATGTTCTCCAGACAGCTGCAGCATCATTGCAAAAGATTCTTACCTTGGAAGGAAATGTGGCAGATGATGTTCCTATTGAG GTCATAGGAGATGTGCTAAGAATTCGACAAATTCTCACCAACTTAATCAG cAATGCGATCAAGTTTACACATGAAGGGAAGGTAGGAGTAAAACTTTATGTAGTACCAGAGCCCCCTTTTGCAAAAGAAGGATCTCAGCACGGGTCTGATGGATCAACTGCTAATCAAACCACAACTAATGTACCAAAAGAAGAGACATGTACATCAACGTCTCAAACTAGCAGTGATCAGAGAGGATTTCATGGTAAGAAACACGAAGGTTCTTGCCAAAACCGTTCTCAAAGTGAACCCAGTACTCCAGTAATGAATGGAAAAATAGATGTAACTGAGGAGCAAGCAGAGTTACCTGAAACAACAGTTTGGATTCGCTGTGATGTATATGATACTGGGATTGGAATACCTG AAAATGCTTTGCCCACACTTTTTAAGAAGTACATGCAAGTCAGTGCCGATCATGCCCGAAAGTATGGTGGGACAGGACTGGGCCTCGCAATATGTAAACAGCTG GTTGAGTTAATGGGTGGCCGTCTTACGGTGTCTAGCCGAGTGCATTGTGGTTCTACATTTACGTTTATCCTACCTTACAAGGTTTCTCTATCATGTGATCATTCTGATGACTCTGATGACCCGGATGACCTCTCAGATATGGATGATCATGGTGACTCAGATGATGATGCAACGAATGGCTTTTTCCAATTCCAGCCACGTACTTTGGGTTCTCTATTTTCTTCTAATGGATCTAGCAGAACCCAAAAATTATTAGCACATAATATGGGCCATGTAAATTCACATAAAATTAACGGATTCTCAGAGAATTATTGTTCATTTCCCACGAGTAATGGTCAAGCAAAGGAGATGGATTTAGTTGAGGATGCTTGTTCTGTGGCTGAAGCTTTAGAGATATCATCTGAGCCTGAATGTTCATTTAGTCACAGCCCAGACCACGATAGTGAAAGTGCAATTTGCAGAGGCAGGCGTCATCACAATGATGTAAACGCAGAGAACAAAGTTTCTTCCATAGATGTGTCAACTTACTCAGAGACAAGCACAGAGGTGGATGTGAAAGTGAAGATAAGTGAGCCTCAGCTACCAGCTGAGAGGCAGGGGAGATCTGACAGCGGTTCTCAGTCCACATTAAATACCAGCCAAGAAGTATCAAATTCTATCTCAAAGCCTAAAATCCTCCTGGTggaagataataaaattaatgtattgGTGACGCAGTCAATGATGAAGCAGTTAGGCCACACAATAGATGTTGTGAACAATGGTGTCCAAGCTGTCCGTGCCATTCAGTGCCGTAGTTATGATCTTGTCCTAATG GATGTGTGCATGCCGGTCATGGATGGCCTTCAAGCTACAAGATTGATTCGTTCCTTTGAGGAAACTGGTAATTGGGATGCAGCAGCAAAGGCTGGGATAGAGAGACCTTCACCATCTTCTGATTCATTACAACCAGATTGTACACCTCCAAAGCATATCCCCATAATTGCG ATGACTGCAAATGCATTGTCGGAGAGTGCTGAAGAGTGTTTTGCAAACGGCATGGACTCGTTTGTTTCAAAGCCTGTAACTTTCCAAAAACTGAAAGAGTGTCTCGAGCAATATTTGCCTTGA